In the genome of Paenibacillus sp. FSL R5-0766, one region contains:
- a CDS encoding AraC family transcriptional regulator, translated as MVHTVSYAFRNDDTSIMTLDSIGWQIVSSEEYRCPSDDRPDPGHVVFQYTLNGQGYLDIENQTIPLPKGHALLVKISGEHCYYYKQENNEPWEFIWINIRGDEANRIWDMMHDNEGHVIRRNADSPLIQELWQIIHLIHQEKVTDKYRLSMQVYRWLLILVQTSRDAEKDIGALSITTIEKCKKFIRENYASPLTLDLLASHCDINKHYLCRLFQKSEKTSPLAYLKDRRIEVAIRLLRTTELPISQIGQQCGFESPSYFGKVFRQYMSMSPKEYRLNKLEFPYEAIYYE; from the coding sequence ATGGTTCATACGGTCTCTTATGCTTTTCGTAATGACGATACATCAATCATGACACTGGACTCTATTGGATGGCAGATCGTTTCTAGCGAGGAATATCGTTGTCCAAGTGATGATAGACCGGACCCGGGACACGTCGTTTTTCAATACACACTTAATGGTCAGGGTTATCTGGATATTGAAAATCAAACGATTCCTTTACCAAAGGGACATGCCCTACTTGTTAAAATCTCTGGAGAACATTGCTATTACTATAAACAAGAAAACAACGAGCCATGGGAATTTATATGGATCAACATTCGCGGGGATGAAGCTAACCGAATTTGGGATATGATGCATGATAATGAGGGACATGTCATTCGACGAAACGCGGACTCTCCCTTGATTCAAGAGTTATGGCAAATTATCCATTTGATTCATCAAGAGAAGGTTACGGACAAGTATCGCTTGTCCATGCAAGTCTATCGGTGGTTGCTTATCCTGGTACAGACGAGTCGGGATGCGGAGAAGGATATCGGTGCCCTATCCATAACAACGATTGAGAAATGCAAAAAGTTCATCCGAGAGAATTATGCATCTCCATTAACGTTGGATCTTCTAGCCAGCCATTGTGATATCAATAAACACTACTTGTGCAGATTGTTTCAGAAATCCGAGAAAACATCACCGCTAGCCTATCTCAAAGACAGACGCATTGAGGTTGCAATCCGACTACTCCGTACAACGGAACTTCCGATTTCCCAAATTGGTCAACAATGCGGTTTTGAGAGTCCCAGCTATTTCGGCAAAGTTTTCCGTCAATATATGTCCATGTCGCCCAAAGAATACCGCTTGAATAAGTTAGAGTTTCCTTATGAGGCCATCTATTATGAGTAG
- a CDS encoding SDR family NAD(P)-dependent oxidoreductase — translation MGKLQDKVAVITGGASGIGAATARLFVSEGAKVVLVDLNEEKGKAFEQELKALKAEALFIKANITSEEEVSEIFKQTVEAFGQVDIVFNNAGIGRVHPTHELDYAEWRNTVNVDLDGVFLVARESIREMLKIGGGTIVNTASMYGWVGSPGSAAYNAAKGGVVNLTRSLALEYAEQNIRVNSLCPGFIDTPIIPEESKQALSAATPMKRLGQAEEMAKAVLFLASDDSSYMTGNSLIIDGGYTAQ, via the coding sequence ATGGGCAAACTTCAAGATAAAGTTGCAGTCATCACAGGAGGAGCATCCGGGATTGGTGCAGCAACAGCTCGCTTATTCGTTTCCGAAGGAGCTAAAGTGGTCTTGGTGGATCTGAATGAAGAAAAAGGCAAGGCGTTTGAGCAGGAACTGAAAGCGCTTAAAGCAGAGGCTCTCTTTATTAAAGCAAACATAACAAGTGAAGAAGAGGTTTCTGAGATTTTCAAACAAACCGTAGAAGCATTTGGTCAAGTCGATATCGTATTCAACAATGCGGGAATCGGACGTGTTCATCCGACGCATGAGCTTGATTATGCCGAATGGCGCAATACGGTCAATGTTGATCTGGACGGCGTTTTCTTGGTTGCACGTGAATCGATTCGCGAAATGCTCAAAATTGGTGGAGGTACAATCGTTAACACGGCGTCCATGTACGGATGGGTTGGTTCGCCTGGTTCAGCAGCCTATAATGCAGCTAAAGGCGGCGTTGTGAACCTGACTCGTTCGCTCGCGCTGGAGTATGCTGAGCAGAATATTCGGGTGAACTCCCTTTGCCCTGGCTTCATCGATACACCGATTATTCCGGAAGAGAGCAAACAAGCACTTTCTGCGGCAACACCAATGAAACGTCTGGGTCAAGCAGAAGAGATGGCCAAAGCCGTTCTGTTCCTAGCTAGTGACGATTCTTCATATATGACAGGAAATAGCCTGATCATAGATGGAGGATACACCGCTCAATAA